In a genomic window of Flavobacterium crassostreae:
- a CDS encoding Na+/H+ antiporter NhaC family protein, with protein sequence MTTFLKKTAKPLALLPLLVFIFTFLGAGIVLDDFYAFPSPVAVLVGIIAAFLVHPFTTEQKVATLVAGCGDSKIITMCLIYLLAGGFAVVSKAMGGVDAVVNLGINTIAIAYFPLGIFLIAAFLSTATGTSVGAIVALGPIAVTLADKSGASLPLISGALLGGSMFGDNLSMISDTTIAATQSLGCALKDKFKMNVFIAFPAAVFTVLVLFYLGWNSELTPVVIAKTSFDWMAIVPYVLVVVLALMGINVFLTLLTGTILAGIIGYFSGVFTGITFAQKLYEGFTGMTDIFLLSMLTGGLAAMVAKAGGIDYLLDQIKKRIKNKKSAQTGIGVLVGCANLAIANNTVSIVITGPIAKQINEEYGLNNKKTAAILDIFSCIVQGILPYGAQVLLILSFANGKIDFLDLISNAWYHLFLLGCTLFAIYSSYWDRGAKRFFGI encoded by the coding sequence ATGACTACATTTTTAAAAAAAACAGCAAAGCCTTTGGCCTTACTTCCTTTACTGGTTTTTATTTTTACTTTTTTGGGAGCCGGAATTGTCCTAGATGATTTTTATGCCTTTCCATCGCCTGTGGCTGTATTGGTGGGTATTATTGCGGCTTTTTTGGTGCATCCATTTACTACAGAACAAAAAGTGGCTACGCTGGTAGCGGGTTGTGGGGATAGCAAAATAATAACCATGTGTTTGATTTATCTTTTGGCTGGTGGGTTTGCAGTTGTAAGCAAAGCTATGGGCGGGGTAGATGCGGTGGTTAACTTAGGGATTAATACCATTGCTATTGCGTATTTTCCGTTAGGGATTTTTTTGATAGCTGCTTTTTTGTCTACCGCCACCGGAACTTCTGTGGGGGCAATTGTAGCCTTGGGACCTATTGCGGTGACTCTTGCAGACAAAAGCGGTGCGTCTTTGCCTTTGATCTCGGGTGCTTTGTTGGGCGGTTCTATGTTTGGGGACAATTTGTCGATGATTAGCGATACGACCATTGCTGCCACCCAATCTTTGGGTTGTGCCTTGAAGGATAAGTTTAAAATGAATGTATTTATTGCGTTTCCTGCGGCAGTGTTTACGGTGTTGGTTTTGTTTTATTTGGGTTGGAACTCGGAGTTAACCCCGGTTGTTATTGCTAAAACTAGTTTTGATTGGATGGCAATTGTTCCGTATGTTTTGGTGGTTGTTTTGGCTCTTATGGGCATAAATGTTTTTTTGACCTTGCTTACTGGAACCATTTTGGCGGGGATTATTGGGTATTTTTCGGGTGTTTTCACGGGGATTACTTTTGCGCAAAAGCTCTACGAAGGTTTTACGGGAATGACGGATATTTTTTTGCTTTCGATGCTTACTGGTGGCTTAGCGGCTATGGTGGCTAAAGCCGGTGGTATAGATTATTTGTTGGATCAAATAAAAAAAAGGATTAAAAACAAAAAGTCTGCCCAAACCGGGATTGGGGTTTTGGTAGGTTGTGCTAATTTGGCAATTGCAAATAATACGGTTTCGATTGTTATTACGGGGCCTATTGCTAAGCAAATTAATGAGGAGTATGGTTTGAATAACAAAAAAACGGCAGCTATTTTGGATATTTTTTCGTGTATTGTACAAGGAATTTTGCCTTATGGTGCGCAGGTTTTGCTGATTTTGAGTTTTGCTAACGGAAAAATAGATTTTTTGGACTTAATCTCGAATGCTTGGTACCATCTGTTTTTGTTGGGTTGTACTTTGTTTGCTATTTATAGTTCGTATTGGGATAGAGGTGCTAAAAGGTTCTTTGGGATTTAA
- the fabG gene encoding 3-oxoacyl-[acyl-carrier-protein] reductase: MKLLEGKVAVITGASRGIGKGIAAVFAKHGANVAFTYSSSVESAVALEKELNALGVKAKGYQSNAADFNQAQTMVDAVLAEFGTIDILINNAGITKDNLLMRMSEADFDQVIEVNLKSVFNMTKAVQKTFLKNRAGSIINMSSVVGVKGNAGQTNYAASKAGVIGFTKSVALELGSRNIRCNAIAPGFIETEMTAKLNEDVVKAWRDGVPLKRGGTTEDVANACLFLASDLSAYVTGQVLNVDGGMLT; this comes from the coding sequence ATGAAATTACTAGAAGGGAAAGTAGCCGTTATAACTGGCGCAAGTCGCGGAATTGGAAAAGGAATTGCAGCTGTTTTTGCAAAACATGGCGCAAATGTTGCCTTTACGTATAGCTCCTCTGTGGAGTCTGCGGTGGCATTAGAGAAAGAATTGAATGCGTTGGGAGTTAAGGCCAAGGGCTACCAGTCTAATGCGGCAGATTTTAACCAAGCACAAACTATGGTAGATGCTGTGCTTGCGGAGTTTGGTACGATTGATATTTTAATTAATAATGCGGGTATTACTAAAGATAATTTATTGATGCGCATGTCTGAGGCGGATTTTGACCAGGTTATTGAGGTTAATTTGAAATCAGTTTTTAATATGACTAAAGCGGTTCAAAAAACGTTTTTGAAAAACCGAGCGGGTTCTATTATTAATATGAGTAGTGTTGTTGGGGTCAAAGGGAACGCAGGACAGACTAATTATGCGGCATCTAAGGCTGGGGTTATTGGTTTTACTAAATCGGTTGCTTTGGAGTTGGGGTCTCGTAATATTCGATGTAACGCTATTGCTCCAGGTTTTATTGAAACGGAAATGACAGCTAAATTAAATGAGGATGTGGTAAAAGCATGGCGCGATGGGGTTCCGTTGAAACGCGGTGGTACTACCGAAGATGTGGCTAATGCGTGTTTGTTTTTGGCGTCGGATTTAAGCGCCTACGTAACCGGACAGGTCTTAAATGTAGACGGCGGGATGCTAACGTAA
- a CDS encoding YeiH family protein has protein sequence MKIVSILTFIILVLFCLSGSVSPPMALLLGLVVANVTGHPFLEYNHKVITVLLQLAVVGLGFGMQLSTAFAAGKEGFLFTIVSIFSTLILGFFIGKWFGIDHKTSHLISCGTAICGGSAIAAIAPVIHSNEKQTSVALGVIFILNSVALFLFPAIGHALALSQEQFGLWCAIAIHDTSSVVGAANKYGMQALQIATTVKLARALWIIPVTLITALLFKNKANKIKIPYFIGGFVLAMLLNSYLPQVAIFSVYIVSAAKTGLTVTLFLIGAGLQYQKLKTVGIKPLLQGVLLWVIIATVALVAVKFGY, from the coding sequence ATGAAAATAGTTTCTATACTTACGTTTATAATTCTTGTTTTGTTTTGTTTGTCAGGGAGTGTTAGTCCGCCTATGGCATTACTCTTGGGTTTGGTAGTTGCTAATGTTACTGGGCATCCATTTTTAGAATACAACCACAAAGTTATTACGGTTTTATTACAGCTTGCAGTAGTGGGACTGGGTTTTGGCATGCAGCTAAGTACGGCTTTTGCAGCAGGAAAAGAAGGTTTTCTATTTACGATTGTATCTATTTTTAGCACTTTGATTTTGGGTTTTTTTATAGGAAAATGGTTTGGTATAGACCATAAAACCTCTCATCTAATCTCTTGTGGTACGGCTATTTGTGGAGGCAGTGCTATTGCTGCTATTGCACCAGTTATCCATTCCAACGAAAAACAGACTTCGGTGGCTTTAGGAGTTATTTTTATTTTAAATTCGGTGGCTTTATTTTTGTTTCCAGCCATTGGGCATGCACTTGCGTTATCTCAAGAGCAATTTGGTTTGTGGTGTGCCATTGCTATACACGATACCAGTTCTGTGGTTGGTGCTGCCAATAAATACGGCATGCAGGCTTTGCAAATAGCCACAACGGTAAAATTGGCAAGAGCTTTATGGATTATTCCGGTTACTTTAATTACTGCCCTATTATTTAAAAACAAAGCAAACAAAATCAAAATACCGTATTTTATTGGCGGTTTTGTACTGGCTATGCTGCTAAATTCCTACTTGCCACAAGTAGCTATTTTTTCTGTGTATATTGTATCTGCTGCCAAGACAGGACTTACGGTAACGCTTTTTTTAATTGGCGCAGGATTGCAGTATCAAAAGCTAAAAACAGTGGGAATAAAACCATTATTACAAGGTGTTTTGTTGTGGGTGATTATTGCTACTGTAGCTTTAGTTGCTGTTAAATTCGGGTATTAA
- a CDS encoding alkaline phosphatase D family protein, with the protein MESKSSRRSFLKNSLLVTGGILITPTFISCSEEDPEIQIAPPLQLANFNQGVASFDPTASSVIIWTRYTAGTAAVVKLFWEISTDIDFKQIVRQGNLETDASRDYTLAIEVQDLPSNQAFYYRFYNPLTQEVSVIGETITLPLQSEAVSQLKLAVCSCANYAAGLFTVYAAMANSDVDVIIHLGDYIYEYAVGEYGTNSHTASLGREHAPKHEIITLADYRNRYKQYRGDADLKLAHQKKPFITVWDDHEIANDTYKSGAENHQTTEGSFAVRKQVALQAYSEYIPLKTGKDSRINRDFHFGNLVSLYMLDTRVIARDKQLNYGDYFTANGSLDAVSFQKDLFRTDRQLLGMEQLSWLGSKISSSNAKWQVLGQQVLMTKMLMPAELLLTMTTILAEIDALGSARPETFQQFQKVASELVAIKLRVLAKDPSLTPAEKARVSTVMPYNLDAWDGYPAEREKVYAMLNGKKIVALAGDTHNGWKGKLKDASNNTVGVEFATSSVTSPGLETYLGIGDAGASMIANFQDILTILIDDLDYTDLSKRGYLKTTFTSSEVKAEWFYASSVFVPNGGVLNLEKTVVESF; encoded by the coding sequence ATGGAATCAAAATCAAGCCGTCGCTCCTTTCTCAAAAATTCGTTATTGGTAACTGGAGGAATTTTAATTACTCCAACTTTTATAAGTTGTTCCGAAGAGGATCCAGAAATACAAATAGCACCTCCTTTGCAATTGGCAAATTTTAACCAAGGGGTTGCGAGTTTTGATCCTACAGCAAGTAGTGTTATTATTTGGACTCGGTACACGGCAGGCACAGCTGCGGTTGTAAAATTATTTTGGGAAATCAGTACGGACATTGATTTTAAACAAATAGTAAGACAAGGCAATCTAGAAACAGATGCTTCTAGAGATTATACTCTGGCCATTGAAGTACAAGATTTGCCAAGCAATCAGGCTTTTTACTATAGGTTTTACAATCCATTAACGCAAGAGGTATCCGTGATAGGAGAAACCATTACCTTGCCTTTGCAATCTGAGGCGGTTAGTCAATTAAAATTAGCGGTATGCTCTTGTGCAAATTATGCCGCTGGATTGTTTACGGTGTATGCGGCAATGGCAAATTCGGATGTGGATGTTATTATTCATTTAGGAGATTATATTTATGAATATGCTGTGGGAGAGTATGGTACTAACTCTCATACGGCTAGTTTGGGTAGAGAGCATGCTCCAAAACATGAAATTATAACTCTAGCGGATTATAGAAACCGATACAAGCAATACCGAGGCGATGCAGATTTAAAATTAGCACATCAAAAAAAGCCTTTTATAACCGTATGGGATGATCATGAAATTGCTAATGATACCTATAAAAGTGGTGCCGAAAACCACCAAACTACAGAAGGTAGTTTTGCTGTCCGCAAACAAGTTGCCTTACAGGCTTATAGTGAATACATACCCTTAAAAACAGGAAAAGATAGCAGAATTAATAGGGATTTTCACTTCGGAAATCTAGTTTCTTTATACATGTTAGATACCCGTGTAATTGCCCGTGACAAGCAATTGAACTATGGAGATTATTTTACTGCAAACGGAAGTCTGGATGCGGTATCCTTTCAAAAAGATTTATTCCGTACTGACAGACAGTTATTGGGTATGGAACAACTATCTTGGTTGGGTTCTAAAATAAGTTCTAGTAACGCAAAATGGCAAGTATTAGGCCAGCAGGTTTTAATGACCAAAATGCTTATGCCTGCAGAATTATTATTGACCATGACTACTATTCTGGCCGAAATAGACGCTTTAGGGAGTGCTAGACCAGAGACTTTTCAGCAATTTCAAAAAGTAGCCAGTGAATTAGTCGCTATAAAATTGCGAGTTTTGGCAAAAGACCCTTCTCTAACTCCAGCAGAAAAAGCAAGAGTTAGTACCGTTATGCCATATAATTTAGATGCTTGGGATGGGTATCCGGCCGAGAGAGAAAAAGTGTACGCCATGCTCAACGGTAAAAAAATAGTTGCTTTGGCTGGAGATACGCACAATGGCTGGAAAGGCAAATTAAAAGACGCGAGCAACAACACTGTGGGGGTTGAATTTGCTACATCTTCGGTTACATCACCCGGATTAGAAACCTATTTGGGTATAGGAGATGCAGGAGCAAGCATGATAGCTAATTTTCAGGATATTTTAACTATTTTGATTGACGATTTAGACTACACGGATTTATCCAAAAGAGGGTATCTCAAAACCACTTTTACCTCCAGTGAGGTCAAAGCCGAATGGTTTTATGCTTCTTCTGTGTTTGTTCCAAATGGCGGGGTTTTAAATCTTGAAAAAACAGTTGTAGAATCTTTTTAA
- a CDS encoding TonB-dependent receptor, producing the protein MKKFTLLLMLFQASFIFAQKEITGVVKDNSGAALPGVNIVEKGTQNGVATNMDGGYKIKVKDGAVLIFSYIGYDSVEKTASGSKMDVILSQEGGQTLNEIVITGSRTAPRSNTTSALPIDVISSKDLAATGQATFDKALQYKIPSFNTVQTPVNDATSLLDPYEIRNMGPSRTLILINGKRKNLSALLYTQTSPGRGETGADISGIPTDAIKSVEILRDGASAQYGSDAIAGVMNIILKDNKGDGSVTARSGITAQGDGEMLGVSVNNGSPIGVDKGFINYTVDFSKTSQSNRPGTVNAAGEYSDFVYVDPNDSANYTNGATQASITANNATGLAKVNEFLSRRSDAGNINGSPENAAAKFLVNSAYNVSEQTELYFNAAYIYKKVNSFANYRTPYWRSVEDYPYLAKLFPNGPNGTYDGYVPTFEGLLNDYNGTVGLRSKINDWNIDVSFTTGGNAQTYMVGNSHNRNKVYAPRWNPDTNLFEPVELYRENSPVAFNPGGTSFSHNVGNIDISRVLSDKISIGIGSEMRAENFEIISGGLASYDGGGADSFAGNTPENSGKWNRYNIGGYFSLDYDVTDAFLLSGTVRAENYSDFGNAFVYKVSSRYKIDPMLTLRASYSTGFRAPTLHQIYTQKSQYSFIPGKGIQVGGLVNNVSPQASFLGLAKLDAEKSKNFTIGVGGKITRNFNYTIDYYHIAVKDRIVLGSEITGTKLDGDGNNIGTTPLDDVLRANNLSDVSFFANAIDTKTSGIDVVLNYNNLLVGKGDFDFSLSGNYTIQNERDGAVKNPSLVESAGQSIVNPTQEALFFTSRPQTKWILGANYEIGKMGFSLNNTYFGKTTFKQQGLNNNLRTEFIPKIVTDLGVTYSATEKLTLSLNVNNLLNVLPEWKFKAENAAGQAIMNNTTVNHAGLTPIQVESNLITFNQRYSQMTYDGYHFSQLGTMFSLSLNYKF; encoded by the coding sequence ATGAAAAAATTTACATTACTACTTATGCTATTCCAAGCCAGTTTTATCTTTGCCCAAAAAGAAATTACCGGAGTAGTCAAAGACAATTCGGGGGCTGCATTGCCTGGAGTAAATATTGTTGAAAAAGGAACCCAAAATGGGGTTGCAACAAATATGGACGGAGGCTATAAAATAAAAGTAAAAGATGGAGCCGTACTAATTTTTAGTTACATTGGGTATGATTCTGTAGAGAAAACCGCTTCGGGATCCAAAATGGATGTGATTTTGTCTCAAGAAGGAGGACAAACTCTAAATGAAATTGTAATTACAGGATCCAGAACAGCACCCAGAAGCAATACAACCTCAGCATTGCCCATTGATGTGATCTCGTCCAAAGATTTAGCTGCAACTGGACAAGCAACTTTTGACAAGGCCTTGCAATACAAAATACCCTCGTTTAACACCGTGCAAACTCCTGTAAATGATGCTACCTCTTTGCTAGATCCTTACGAAATTAGAAACATGGGACCTAGTAGAACGTTAATACTTATCAATGGTAAGCGTAAGAACTTGAGTGCTTTATTATATACCCAAACCTCTCCAGGACGTGGAGAAACAGGAGCAGATATTTCTGGAATCCCTACGGATGCTATCAAAAGTGTCGAAATTTTACGTGATGGTGCCTCTGCGCAATACGGATCCGATGCTATTGCTGGGGTGATGAATATTATTCTGAAAGACAATAAAGGAGACGGTTCTGTGACTGCAAGAAGCGGAATTACTGCCCAAGGAGATGGCGAAATGCTAGGAGTAAGTGTAAATAACGGAAGCCCAATTGGGGTAGACAAAGGATTTATAAACTATACTGTAGATTTTTCTAAAACAAGCCAATCCAACAGACCTGGAACCGTTAATGCTGCTGGAGAATATTCGGATTTTGTTTATGTAGATCCAAATGACAGTGCCAATTATACCAATGGTGCCACACAAGCATCTATAACTGCAAATAACGCTACCGGTCTTGCTAAGGTCAATGAGTTTTTGTCTCGCAGATCCGATGCCGGAAACATCAATGGCTCTCCTGAAAATGCTGCTGCTAAATTTTTGGTAAACAGTGCATATAACGTGAGTGAACAAACGGAATTGTATTTTAATGCGGCGTATATTTACAAAAAAGTAAATAGTTTTGCCAATTACAGAACGCCGTATTGGAGATCTGTAGAGGATTATCCCTACTTGGCTAAACTTTTTCCAAATGGTCCTAACGGAACTTATGATGGTTATGTACCTACTTTTGAAGGATTATTAAATGATTATAATGGTACGGTGGGTTTAAGATCTAAAATTAATGATTGGAATATTGATGTAAGTTTTACAACTGGTGGAAATGCACAAACGTATATGGTTGGCAATTCGCACAACAGAAATAAAGTATACGCTCCAAGATGGAATCCAGACACAAATCTTTTTGAACCAGTAGAGTTGTACCGCGAAAACAGTCCTGTCGCTTTTAACCCAGGTGGAACCAGTTTTTCTCACAATGTAGGAAATATTGACATCTCTAGAGTCTTATCGGATAAAATCAGTATTGGTATTGGATCTGAAATGAGAGCCGAAAATTTTGAAATAATTTCTGGTGGACTTGCTTCTTATGATGGTGGTGGTGCAGATTCCTTTGCCGGAAATACCCCAGAAAACTCCGGAAAATGGAATCGGTACAACATTGGAGGTTATTTTAGTTTAGACTATGATGTAACCGATGCTTTTTTGCTAAGCGGAACTGTTAGGGCCGAAAACTATTCGGATTTTGGAAATGCTTTTGTGTATAAAGTAAGCTCCAGATACAAAATAGACCCAATGCTGACTCTAAGAGCTTCGTATTCTACTGGATTTAGAGCTCCTACCTTGCACCAAATATATACCCAAAAATCCCAATACTCTTTTATTCCTGGCAAAGGAATCCAGGTAGGTGGTTTGGTTAACAATGTATCTCCACAAGCTTCCTTTTTGGGATTGGCTAAATTAGATGCCGAAAAATCCAAAAACTTCACCATTGGTGTTGGCGGAAAAATAACCCGAAACTTCAACTACACCATAGATTATTATCACATTGCGGTTAAAGACAGAATTGTATTGGGATCTGAAATCACAGGAACTAAATTGGATGGTGATGGCAACAACATTGGAACCACGCCTTTGGATGATGTTCTAAGAGCAAATAATTTATCCGACGTTAGTTTCTTTGCTAACGCCATTGACACCAAAACCAGTGGTATTGATGTGGTTTTAAACTACAACAACCTTCTGGTTGGTAAAGGAGATTTTGATTTTAGTTTGTCTGGAAATTACACCATTCAAAACGAAAGAGATGGTGCCGTAAAAAACCCTAGCCTAGTGGAAAGTGCTGGACAATCTATTGTTAATCCTACCCAAGAAGCCTTATTTTTTACCTCTAGACCTCAAACAAAATGGATCTTAGGAGCAAATTATGAAATTGGCAAAATGGGATTTTCATTAAACAATACTTATTTTGGAAAAACGACCTTTAAGCAACAAGGGCTAAACAACAATCTGAGAACAGAGTTCATTCCTAAAATAGTAACCGATTTAGGAGTTACCTACTCTGCCACAGAAAAACTGACCTTATCCTTAAATGTAAACAACCTACTTAATGTGTTACCAGAATGGAAGTTTAAGGCCGAAAACGCCGCTGGACAAGCCATTATGAATAACACTACCGTAAACCATGCTGGACTGACTCCGATACAAGTAGAGTCTAATTTGATTACCTTTAACCAACGTTATTCGCAAATGACGTATGATGGATACCATTTTAGCCAACTCGGAACGATGTTTAGTTTATCTTTGAATTATAAGTTCTAA
- the ychF gene encoding redox-regulated ATPase YchF, translating to MKAGIVGLPNVGKSTLFNCLSNAKAQSANFPFCTIEPNIGVVNVPDPRINKLEELVKPERVQMATVDIVDIAGLVKGASKGEGLGNQFLGNIRECNAIIHVLRCFDNDNIVHVDGNVNPIRDKETIDIELQLKDLDTVEKRLEKVNRAAKTGNKEAITEKALLDRIKDTLLQAKSARTITLESNDEVILMEGFQLITAKPVLYVCNVDENSAVNGNKYVDQVKELVKDEDAEVIILSVGAEADITELESYEERQVFLEDMGLTEPGASVLIRAAYKLLKQQTYFTAGVKEVRAWTINIGSTAPQAAGVIHTDFEKGFIRAEVISYEDYVAYGSEAKAKEAGKFKVEGKEYIVKDGDVMHFRFNV from the coding sequence ATGAAAGCAGGAATTGTAGGATTACCTAATGTTGGAAAGTCAACTTTGTTTAATTGTTTGTCTAACGCCAAAGCGCAGAGTGCAAACTTTCCTTTTTGTACCATAGAACCTAATATAGGAGTCGTAAATGTACCAGATCCTAGAATCAACAAATTAGAAGAGCTAGTAAAACCAGAGCGGGTACAAATGGCAACGGTGGATATTGTAGATATTGCAGGTTTAGTAAAAGGAGCAAGTAAGGGAGAAGGCTTAGGAAATCAATTTCTGGGAAACATTAGAGAGTGTAATGCAATTATTCACGTTTTGCGTTGTTTTGATAACGATAATATTGTGCATGTAGACGGAAATGTAAACCCTATCCGTGATAAAGAAACCATTGATATTGAGTTGCAATTAAAAGACTTAGATACGGTAGAAAAACGTTTAGAAAAAGTAAATCGTGCTGCCAAAACTGGAAACAAAGAAGCAATCACTGAGAAAGCACTTTTAGATAGAATTAAAGACACGCTTTTGCAGGCAAAATCTGCAAGAACCATTACCTTGGAGAGTAATGACGAAGTGATTTTAATGGAAGGATTTCAATTAATTACCGCAAAACCTGTTTTGTATGTGTGTAACGTAGATGAAAATTCTGCCGTTAACGGAAACAAATACGTAGACCAAGTAAAAGAATTGGTAAAAGACGAAGATGCCGAAGTAATTATTCTTTCTGTAGGAGCAGAGGCAGATATCACCGAATTAGAAAGCTATGAAGAGCGTCAGGTTTTTCTGGAAGACATGGGTTTAACAGAGCCAGGAGCATCCGTATTGATACGTGCGGCATACAAATTATTAAAACAACAAACCTATTTTACGGCTGGAGTTAAAGAAGTTCGGGCTTGGACGATTAACATTGGGTCTACTGCACCACAAGCTGCTGGAGTGATTCATACCGATTTTGAAAAAGGATTTATCCGTGCGGAGGTAATTTCGTACGAAGATTATGTAGCCTATGGCTCTGAGGCCAAAGCCAAAGAAGCTGGTAAATTTAAAGTAGAAGGAAAAGAATATATCGTGAAAGATGGAGATGTAATGCATTTCCGTTTTAATGTGTAA
- a CDS encoding NADPH-dependent FMN reductase translates to MKIIAFGASSSKNSINKNVAIYAASLFEKAQVEVLDLNDFEMPLFSVDTEQQIGQHPLAQSFLDSIASADVLVVSLAEHNGNYAAAFKNILDWCTRITPKVFHGKPMLLMAASPGGRGGATVLEIATNAFARFGAEIKETFLLPNYYSNFDGLKMQLSDPELDTELKTKVQRF, encoded by the coding sequence ATGAAAATAATTGCTTTTGGCGCAAGTTCTAGTAAAAACTCCATTAATAAAAATGTAGCAATCTACGCTGCTTCTCTTTTTGAAAAAGCGCAAGTAGAAGTCTTGGATTTAAATGATTTTGAAATGCCACTATTTAGCGTAGATACGGAACAGCAAATTGGACAGCATCCTCTGGCGCAGTCTTTTTTGGATAGTATTGCCTCGGCAGATGTTTTGGTGGTTTCTTTGGCGGAACACAACGGAAATTATGCTGCAGCTTTTAAAAATATTTTGGATTGGTGTACTCGCATTACTCCCAAGGTGTTTCATGGAAAACCCATGTTGCTTATGGCTGCTTCTCCTGGAGGTAGAGGGGGAGCTACTGTTTTGGAGATTGCTACAAATGCTTTTGCTCGTTTTGGTGCCGAAATCAAAGAAACGTTTTTGTTACCAAATTACTATTCTAATTTTGATGGTCTGAAGATGCAGCTCTCGGATCCCGAATTGGATACGGAATTAAAAACGAAGGTGCAACGTTTTTAG